One segment of Tenrec ecaudatus isolate mTenEca1 chromosome 1, mTenEca1.hap1, whole genome shotgun sequence DNA contains the following:
- the LOC142432069 gene encoding olfactory receptor 7G2-like: protein MIFCAQEHHSASHRLSVFPEDRPPLVYVQSRCQPLILEDASQRESESTVSAAVNVSRNTHLIVYFLDLSIRGINSLAPRNQTVIPEFILLGLTNDPELQPIIFSLFLMVYLVTLLGNLLMVWAVISDSHLHTPMYFFLSHLSFTDICVSTSTIPKMLVNILTQNQTITFTGCLSQIFFVLFFCAFENFLLAAMSYDRYVAICHPLRYTVIMNPCFCGLLMLLSLLASLMLALLHSLMILHLSFCTDLEIPQFFCELAQLLKIACSSTLINNILIYSVASILGGIPLSGIIFSYTQIVSSVLRIPSSSGKCKAFSTCGSHLSVVSLFYGTDVGVYISSLFAHSSRKSAVASVMYIVVPQMLNPFIYSLRNKDIRVSLRKLFVRKSSL from the exons ATGATCTTTTGTGCCCAGGAACATCATAGTGCTTCACACAGACTCTCTGTCTTTCCTGAGGACAGACCTCCTCTTGTCTACGTCCAGAGTAGATGTCAGCCACTCATCCTCGAggatgccagccag AGAGAATCTGAATCCACTGTTTCTGCTGCTGTTAATGTTTCCAGGAACACACATCTAATTGTCTATTTCCTTGATCTTTCCATCAGAGGCATCAACAGTCTAGCACCCAGAAACCAAACAGTCATTCCAGAGTTCATTCTCCTGGGACTCACAAATGATCCAGAACTCCAGCCCATCATTTTTAGCCTGTTCCTGATGGTGTACCTGGTCACTCTCCTTGGAAACCTGCTCATGGTCTGGGCTGTCATCTCTGACTCCCAcctgcacacacccatgtacttctttctctcccatctctcctttaCTGACATCTGTGTAAGCACATCTACCATCCCAAAGATGTTGGTGAACATCCTCACACAGAATCAGACCATCACTTTCACAGGCTGCCTCAGCCAGATTTTCTTTGTCCTGTTTTTTTGTGCTTTTGAAAATTTTCTCCTAGCAGCaatgtcctatgaccgctatgtggccatttgTCACCCACTGAGGTACACAGTCATCATGAATCCCTGCTTCTGTGGCCTGCTCATGCTGCTTTCCTTGCTAGCTAGTCTAATGCTTGCCTTGCTGCACAGTCTGATGATTTTGCATCTGTCTTTCTGCACAGACCTGGAAATCCCTCAGTTTTTCTGTGAACTTGCTCAACTCCTCAAGATTGCCTGCTCCAGCACCCTCATTAATAACATCCTCATCTACTCTGTTGCTTCCATTTTGGGAGGTATTCCTCTGTCTGGGATCATATTCTCTTACACCCAAATTGTCTCCTCTGTTTTGAGAATACCATCATCTAGTGGGAAGTGTAAAGCTTTTTCCACCTGTGGGTCTCACCTGTCCGTTGTTTCACTATTCTATGGGACAGATGTTGGTGTGTATATAAGTTCTTTATTTGCACATTCTTCCAGAAAATCGGCAGTAGCCTCAGTGATGTACATTGTAGTGCCCCAGATGCTGAATCCTTTCATCTATAGTCTGAGGAACAAAGACATAAGGGTGAGCTTGAGAAAACTCTTTGTTAGGAAATCTTCCTTATAA